The Paenibacillus uliginis N3/975 genome has a window encoding:
- a CDS encoding BofC C-terminal domain-containing protein, whose product MKKLLTQMTDDSPIALETLNYLQNGGDGESEEQRVFMQQLNDSQEKRIVHLRTLYVCGVEEQILGSLDADSVYTLLNNNPAWKGRMDDNGEVWLEETVSDDLSPTCKEQAYMSVDANGNLTLFDGPPQEEKVLRTFFQLDIDSMESSLPKDVLKQLQDGIRIQDIDEYNSVLSTFSDYARDMAENVMKAH is encoded by the coding sequence ATGAAAAAACTTTTAACTCAGATGACGGATGACTCACCTATTGCCTTGGAGACACTCAATTATCTACAAAACGGCGGTGATGGAGAGTCAGAGGAACAACGGGTCTTTATGCAGCAGCTGAACGACTCTCAGGAAAAAAGAATAGTACATTTACGAACTTTATATGTATGTGGTGTAGAGGAACAGATACTTGGGAGCCTTGATGCCGACAGTGTATATACACTCCTGAACAACAATCCGGCCTGGAAAGGAAGAATGGATGACAACGGTGAAGTATGGCTAGAAGAAACGGTATCCGATGACTTGTCACCGACCTGCAAGGAACAAGCTTATATGAGTGTCGATGCTAATGGAAACCTGACGCTTTTTGACGGACCTCCACAAGAAGAAAAGGTGCTGAGAACCTTTTTTCAGCTGGATATCGATTCGATGGAATCGTCTTTGCCAAAAGATGTGTTAAAACAACTGCAGGATGGCATACGGATTCAAGATATCGATGAATATAACAGCGTGCTGTCAACGTTTAGTGATTATGCTAGGGATATGGCTGAAAATGTAATGAAAGCTCATTGA
- a CDS encoding LysM peptidoglycan-binding domain-containing protein, translating into MKIHIVKKGDTLYELSKKYGVPLVKIVDANPQLVDPNKLDIGMKIKVPTEPVPVPDGTQPIIHKHAVKQGDSLWKLSKAWGVSLKEIIDANPQLKNPNALLVGEVVNIPSSGTFTNTGDSHHTGGTGNVADKTVPGSKTYTGPKEEMTAPQPTLPEIPQVPVLPEVEIMPEVNVMPEVTVIPEIVVKPEITIMPELIVMPELPKVMEKPMLPPMEPVYEPEPQMMEPICPEKPIAPVIEPCPPFPEYPVHCMPQPFDCFSPEFMFPTAPQHMFPEAPCGCHENVAAQPEHDWCVPEHHYSYPHYTHKAEHDTHKGWMAPTSHYPGITEQPMAVEYSQISITEPYMTGTPSYTTYPTQVEMQQPHTSYEAVMGMGYKPEKMPCGCHGGTEMPTPYGEQQVMADPPNWNPMYPHHHSHHYHHHHGDHGHYPTMPSYGGTHQSYPWSQGAEGTAETMGSSAMPHGAMEFPMPYGSMGYPMPWKEHTMGYPEKDCGCHGRQDEQKSIDVLKAEPAFDNGISINSADVANMDSNEDRLEGFQAEAKVSREEEIKVKAKSVTKKTRKQISKPKRKNPWIKR; encoded by the coding sequence GTGAAAATACACATCGTCAAGAAAGGCGACACCCTATATGAGCTATCGAAAAAATATGGAGTCCCTTTGGTTAAAATCGTGGATGCGAATCCACAATTGGTTGATCCCAATAAACTCGATATCGGCATGAAAATAAAAGTACCAACTGAGCCCGTTCCTGTACCTGACGGAACTCAGCCCATTATTCATAAGCATGCCGTGAAGCAAGGGGATTCGCTATGGAAGCTCTCTAAGGCGTGGGGCGTTTCATTAAAAGAGATTATTGATGCGAATCCCCAGCTCAAGAATCCGAATGCACTGCTAGTAGGAGAAGTTGTAAACATACCTTCTTCCGGAACATTTACGAACACAGGGGATTCTCATCACACCGGCGGCACAGGAAACGTAGCGGATAAGACGGTTCCCGGTAGTAAAACATATACTGGGCCCAAGGAAGAAATGACGGCCCCCCAGCCTACTCTTCCTGAAATTCCACAAGTACCTGTACTTCCAGAGGTTGAGATTATGCCTGAAGTTAACGTCATGCCGGAAGTTACAGTCATCCCCGAAATCGTTGTAAAACCGGAAATAACAATTATGCCTGAATTAATCGTAATGCCTGAACTGCCAAAAGTAATGGAAAAGCCAATGCTGCCACCTATGGAGCCGGTATATGAGCCTGAGCCTCAAATGATGGAGCCGATTTGTCCGGAGAAACCCATTGCACCAGTGATAGAGCCATGTCCTCCTTTTCCGGAGTATCCTGTACATTGTATGCCTCAGCCTTTTGATTGTTTCTCTCCAGAGTTTATGTTTCCAACTGCTCCACAGCATATGTTCCCTGAAGCACCTTGCGGTTGCCATGAGAACGTAGCTGCACAGCCGGAACATGATTGGTGTGTTCCTGAACATCACTACAGCTATCCACACTATACTCATAAAGCAGAGCATGACACTCACAAAGGATGGATGGCACCGACTTCACATTACCCGGGAATCACAGAACAACCGATGGCTGTAGAATATTCTCAGATCTCTATAACAGAGCCATATATGACAGGGACACCATCCTATACCACTTACCCAACGCAAGTTGAAATGCAGCAACCCCACACCTCCTATGAAGCTGTAATGGGAATGGGGTATAAACCTGAAAAAATGCCTTGCGGATGTCATGGTGGAACTGAAATGCCGACTCCTTATGGCGAACAGCAGGTTATGGCGGACCCTCCAAACTGGAATCCAATGTACCCGCATCATCATTCACATCACTATCATCACCATCATGGTGACCATGGGCATTATCCAACAATGCCTAGCTATGGTGGGACGCATCAGTCTTATCCTTGGTCCCAAGGGGCAGAGGGTACGGCAGAAACGATGGGGAGTTCAGCAATGCCTCATGGAGCTATGGAATTCCCAATGCCTTATGGAAGTATGGGATACCCAATGCCTTGGAAAGAGCATACTATGGGATATCCGGAAAAAGACTGTGGTTGTCACGGCAGGCAGGATGAACAGAAATCTATTGATGTCTTAAAAGCCGAACCTGCCTTTGATAATGGTATATCAATAAACAGCGCAGATGTTGCCAACATGGATTCCAATGAAGATAGATTGGAGGGCTTTCAAGCTGAGGCAAAAGTGTCACGCGAGGAAGAAATTAAAGTAAAGGCTAAATCTGTGACTAAAAAAACACGTAAACAGATTAGCAAGCCGAAGCGGAAAAATCCTTGGATCAAACGGTAG
- the thrB gene encoding homoserine kinase has translation MSLSESVRIKVPASTANLGPGFDTLGMALSLYAWIEMKQDDRTAFHLYGDEMKGVPEDKSNLIYKVAQMVFDEAGISVPELAISMCSDIPLTRGLGSSASAIVGSLAAANALIGSPLPDSKLFDMATNLEKHPDNVGASLFGGIIAAAWDGSHADYVRIEPPVNLDTLVVIPDFHLSTAKAREALPEQFSLSDAVYNISRSSLMTAALASGRLDLIGAAMRDRIHQPYRAALVPGMAEILDEAPNRGALGIALSGAGPTLIALIQRGDERVESLKSYLMETMKKEGISASSLLLQPDVEGVKVLDNIQSTSFLDMIRGEVTT, from the coding sequence ATGAGTTTGTCCGAAAGCGTCCGAATTAAGGTTCCAGCCAGCACGGCTAACCTTGGCCCGGGATTTGATACACTGGGAATGGCATTATCTCTTTATGCGTGGATCGAAATGAAGCAAGACGATCGTACCGCTTTTCATCTGTACGGAGATGAAATGAAAGGTGTGCCTGAGGATAAGAGCAATCTTATATATAAGGTTGCCCAGATGGTTTTTGACGAGGCAGGCATTTCTGTTCCGGAACTCGCGATTTCCATGTGCTCAGATATTCCGTTGACTCGTGGACTCGGAAGCAGTGCTTCAGCCATTGTTGGTTCACTGGCGGCAGCCAATGCTCTTATCGGATCGCCTTTGCCGGATAGCAAGCTGTTTGATATGGCTACAAACCTTGAGAAACATCCGGACAATGTAGGTGCATCTTTGTTCGGAGGCATCATTGCTGCAGCTTGGGATGGTAGCCATGCGGATTATGTTCGGATTGAACCGCCGGTTAATCTGGACACGCTGGTTGTGATTCCTGACTTTCATCTATCGACCGCTAAGGCGAGAGAAGCGCTGCCGGAGCAGTTCTCATTATCTGATGCCGTTTACAATATCAGCCGTTCCTCCTTAATGACAGCTGCATTGGCATCTGGACGACTAGACCTGATTGGAGCAGCTATGCGAGATCGTATTCATCAACCGTATCGCGCCGCATTGGTGCCGGGGATGGCCGAGATATTGGATGAAGCACCTAACAGAGGGGCACTTGGTATCGCTTTAAGCGGAGCAGGCCCTACCTTAATTGCCCTGATTCAGCGTGGAGACGAACGTGTCGAATCATTAAAATCCTATCTCATGGAAACGATGAAAAAGGAAGGGATTTCTGCATCCAGTTTATTGCTACAACCGGATGTGGAAGGGGTAAAGGTGCTTGATAATATACAGAGCACTTCATTTTTGGATATGATTAGAGGGGAAGTAACAACATGA
- the pheA gene encoding prephenate dehydratase has translation MKRIALLPSGSVSHEAILYLLKGESTQFIHHKLISDVFMSTVDGRSDYSVIPIENTIEGSVSLHMDWLVNEVDIPMQVEWVYPSIQNLIGNVSEFRAEDGSIDFGKIKKIYSHPVATAQCRQFLSKYVPGAELEPCGSTSEGVKIVKENPGKGWAAIGTTLGSSTHELNILAEKITDHDNNYTRFVLIGRHPIEVPRSPEYVKTSILVTLPEDVPGALHQVLSTFAWRRLNLSRIESRPTKKKLGNYYFYIDVLDSADSVLLTAAMGEIEALGCQVRVLGSYPGFAYEREKTEV, from the coding sequence ATGAAACGTATAGCATTGCTGCCCTCGGGCTCGGTATCTCATGAGGCAATTTTATATTTGTTAAAAGGTGAGTCTACACAGTTCATACACCATAAACTGATATCTGATGTGTTCATGTCGACCGTAGACGGGAGAAGCGATTACAGCGTGATTCCGATCGAAAATACAATCGAAGGCTCAGTTAGTCTTCATATGGATTGGTTGGTAAACGAAGTGGATATACCGATGCAGGTGGAATGGGTGTATCCTTCCATACAGAACCTCATTGGTAACGTTTCGGAATTTCGTGCAGAGGATGGTAGTATTGATTTCGGGAAAATCAAAAAAATCTACTCTCACCCGGTAGCTACAGCTCAATGCCGGCAGTTTCTGTCCAAATATGTTCCTGGGGCCGAGCTTGAACCTTGCGGTAGCACTTCTGAGGGAGTGAAGATCGTCAAGGAAAATCCGGGTAAAGGATGGGCGGCCATTGGTACAACTTTGGGATCTTCAACGCATGAACTCAATATTTTAGCTGAAAAGATCACGGATCATGACAACAACTATACGAGATTTGTTCTGATCGGACGTCATCCTATCGAGGTTCCGCGTTCACCAGAATATGTGAAGACTAGTATACTGGTGACACTACCAGAGGATGTGCCGGGAGCTCTTCACCAAGTGCTTTCAACCTTCGCTTGGCGAAGATTGAATCTGTCTCGGATCGAGTCCCGCCCAACCAAAAAGAAGCTGGGCAACTATTATTTTTACATTGATGTGCTGGATTCAGCAGATTCCGTGCTATTAACGGCAGCAATGGGCGAAATTGAAGCCTTGGGGTGTCAGGTTCGCGTACTTGGATCTTACCCGGGGTTTGCATACGAGAGAGAAAAAACGGAGGTATAG
- the ilvE gene encoding branched-chain-amino-acid transaminase, with the protein MAEQWIYLDGEHVTKENAKISVFDHGFLYGDGIFEGIRIYNGNIFKCKEHIDRLYDSAKSIDMVIPLTQDEMLEAMAETIRRNDMRDGYIRLIVSRGVGNLGLDPRRCVKPSVIIIVEQLAIYSKEAYLNGLKAVSVAQRRNIPDALNPKIKSLNYLNNILVKIQSNFAGADEAIMMNAQGYVTEGSGDNIFIVKNGVITTPPCYLGALEGITRQAIIELCEKLDIPLKEEPFSMHDVYIADEVFFTGTAAEVIAAREIDGRIIGEGQAGPITLRLLDEFRKIVDQDGYKVWEA; encoded by the coding sequence ATGGCTGAACAATGGATCTACTTAGATGGAGAACATGTTACGAAAGAGAACGCAAAAATCTCGGTTTTTGACCACGGATTTCTGTATGGTGACGGTATATTTGAAGGTATCCGTATTTATAACGGTAACATTTTCAAATGCAAAGAGCATATTGATCGTTTATATGATTCAGCTAAATCGATTGATATGGTAATTCCTCTTACACAAGATGAAATGCTGGAAGCAATGGCCGAGACGATTCGCCGTAACGATATGCGTGACGGTTATATTCGTCTGATTGTATCCCGGGGTGTGGGTAATCTGGGACTGGACCCGCGCCGTTGTGTCAAACCTTCGGTTATCATTATCGTGGAGCAGCTTGCTATTTATTCGAAAGAGGCTTATCTGAATGGCTTGAAGGCTGTTTCTGTCGCGCAACGACGAAATATTCCGGATGCACTTAATCCGAAGATTAAGTCTCTGAACTATCTGAATAATATTTTGGTGAAGATTCAATCAAACTTTGCGGGCGCAGATGAGGCCATTATGATGAATGCGCAGGGCTATGTAACGGAAGGCTCTGGCGACAACATTTTTATTGTTAAAAATGGTGTTATCACAACGCCTCCTTGTTACTTAGGGGCACTCGAAGGAATTACCCGTCAGGCTATCATCGAGCTGTGTGAGAAGCTGGATATCCCTCTTAAAGAAGAACCATTCAGCATGCATGACGTGTATATTGCAGACGAGGTCTTTTTCACAGGGACAGCTGCCGAAGTTATCGCCGCACGTGAGATTGACGGTAGAATCATTGGAGAGGGCCAAGCAGGTCCGATTACCCTCCGATTGCTAGATGAGTTCCGGAAAATTGTTGATCAGGACGGTTATAAAGTATGGGAAGCGTAA